From the Solanum pennellii chromosome 4, SPENNV200 genome, one window contains:
- the LOC107017515 gene encoding sodium/calcium exchanger NCL2-like, with amino-acid sequence MAFASGLLVSREKAQISVSSALGSNVGSSVLNLIVLWGICVILGRQNTSTNSTKCKGVITNNLTGYIAGIMFLSLLPFTIMLLGDIISSAVGKSITILVALIVSVTFLLSYFTYQMWNTLIQQKRIEYIKHQNLLESGKFKVDSDFALSTLSRIFDQNKVMWGEFDKFLDEVEKGNHRRFNHSLVLKWDICKSELQVILGIAILTLCADPIMDNIIRLASAIGVPSFFLSFVIVPLAINVSTAITAVTLLSSANQQSGTTSSLTFSELLSTLTRKNRNK; translated from the exons ATGGCCTTTG CATCTGGACTATTGGTGAGTAGAGAGAAAGCTCAAATATCAGTATCTTCTGCACTTGGTTCCAATGTTGGTTCTAGTGTATTGAATCTTATTGTGCTCTGGGGCATATGTGTTATACTTGGGAGACAAAATACCTCAACAAATTCAACAAAGT GTAAAGGAGTCATAACAAACAATCTTACTGGTTATATAGCTGGAATCATGTTTCTCTCACTTTTACCATTCACAATAATGCTACTTGGCGATATCATCAGTTCAGCAGTAGGAAAAAGCATCACAATTCTTGTTGCTCTTATTGTATCAGTCACATTTTTGCTGTCATATTTCACTTACCAG ATGTGGAATACATTGATTCAACAAAAGAGAATAGAGTACATAAAACACCAAAATCTG CTTGAATCTGGAAAGTTTAAAGTGGACAGTGACTTTGCCCTGTCAACACTGTCTAGAATATTCGATCAAAACAAG GTGATGTGGGGAGAATTTGACAAGTTCTTGGATGAAGTAGAAAAAGGAAACCATAGACGTTTCAACCACTCTTTGGTGTTAAAATGGGACATCTGCAAGTCTGAGTTGCAAGTGATTTTGGGCATTGCTATATTGACACTGTGTGCAGATCCAATCATGGATAACATTATACGACTGGCAAGTGCAATTGGCGTGCCTTCTTTCTTCCTATCATTTGTCATAGTACCTTTAGCTATCAATGTAAGTACTGCAATAACAGCAGTAACTTTACTCTCTTCAGCCAATCAGCAGAGTGGCACAACTTCTTCTTTGACATTTTCTGAG CTTTTGTCCACGCTAACTCGTAAGAACAGAAACAAGTAA
- the LOC114076879 gene encoding putative disease resistance protein RGA4 yields the protein MDQLQGCLGEVLQQKRYLLVLDDVWNEDQHKWTDMRELLMNCSRGSKIVVTTRSKMVALITGTVPPYYLRGLGQDNLFPNLVEIGKEIVKKCGGVPLAVKTLGRLLYMKTDKNEWLQIRDNEIWEIEQNKSDILPILRLSYEQMPSHLRQCFAYCPMLPKGQEIPREDFINRWAQGFIQSSNRNRKLEDIGNQYFDELLSRFCFLDVVQAFDGEILACKIHNLVHDLAQSVSGAECLNVKPNAFVVSERVRHLFFHAEDMSRKYFPRFLLPLHKPELVQHFTALRLLRIYECPSLCSLPSSIRYLTSLEKLWIWNCEELDLIDREGMSGLTSLQSLLLMGLPTLVTLPLELKDTAPTTLKYFRIADCPYLVELPEWLPNCSSLQRLYIEDCPVLASIPQGIYNHNANVHIIDCPLLGG from the exons ATGGACCAATTACAAGGTTGTTTGGGAGAGGTTTTGCAACAGAAAAGGTATTTACTTGTGCTGGATGATGTGTGGAATGAAGATCAACACAAGTGGACAGATATGAGGGAGTTGCTGATGAATTGTTCCAGAGGTAGTAAAATTGTTGTCACTACACGTAGTAAGATGGTTGCTTTGATTACTGGAACAGTTCCGCCTTATTATTTGAGAGGCCTTG GGCAGGACAATTTGTTTCCTAATCTAGTAGAAATAGGAAAAGAAATTGTGAAAAAGTGTGGAGGAGTGCCTTTGGCTGTGAAAACCTTGGGAAGGTTGTTGTACATGAAAACAGACAAGAACGAATGGTTGCAGATAAGAGACAATGAGATATGGGAAATCGAACAGAATAAATCTGACATCTTACCAATATTGAGGTTGAGCTATGAACAGATGCCATCACATCTAAGACAGTGCTTTGCCTATTGCCCCATGTTACCCAAAGGTCAAGAAATTCCGAGGGAGGATTTTATCAATCGCTGGGCTCAAGGATTTATCCAGAGTTCAAACAGAAACAGGAAGTTGGAAGATATCGGTAATCAGTACTTTGATGAGTTGCTATCAAGGTTTTGCTTCCTAGATGTGGTACAAGCTTTTGATGGAGAAATATTGGCTTGTAAGATACACAATCTTGTGCATGATCTTGCACAGTCAGTATCAGGTGCAGAGTGCTTAAATGTGAAACCCAATGCTTTCGTGGTTTCTGAGAGAGTTCGCCACTTATTCTTCCATGCAGAAGATATGTCTAGGAAATACTTCCCCAGATTTTTGCTTCCTTTGCATAAG CCAGAACTGGTGCAGCATTTTACTGCACTTCGGTTGTTGCGTATCTACGAATGCCCAAGTTTATGTTCTCTTCCAAGCAGTATTAGATATCTTACTTCACTTGAAAAGCTATGGATCTGGAACTGTGAAGAACTTGATTTGATTGATAGAGAAGGAATGTCAGGCCTAACAAGTCTTCAATCCTTGCTTCTAATGGGGCTTCCTACGTTGGTGACTCTACCATTGGAACTCAAAGATACCGCTCCTACAACATTGAAGTACTTCAGAATCGCCGATTGTCCCTACCTGGTGGAGCTTCCAGAGTGGCTGCCGAATTGCTCCTCACTTCAGAGACTGTATATAGAGGATTGTCCTGTTTTGGCATCGATACCTCAAGGAATCTACAACCACAATGCCAACGTCCATATAATCGACTGTCCATTGCTAGGTGGATGA
- the LOC107016166 gene encoding putative disease resistance protein RGA4 — MIIELTAPSGFIQILERVLAKSFLFNIIERVLAKVSSIAIYEISLAWNVKTELRKLQSTLSTIKVVLLDANEQQAKNHEVRDWLEKLRDVVYDVDDLMGDLSTQLLLRMHFQKSFRKKARKFFSSSNPIIYRFKIGRKVKEIKELLNEIADDRRNFHFTEHTYVIPAENTSREQTHSFVRASDIIGRDDDQENIV, encoded by the exons ATGATCATTGAATTAACTGCTCCCTCTGGTTTCATACAG ATCCTTGAACGTGTTTTGGCGAAATCTTTCTTGTTCAATATCATTGAACGTGTTTTGGCTAAAGTTTCTTCAATTGCTATATATGAGATCAGTCTAGCTTGGAATGTTAAGACAGAGCTAAGGAAACTCCAAAGTACTCTATCCACCATCAAAGTTGTACTTCTAGATGCAAACGAGCAGCAGGCGAAGAACCATGAAGTGAGAGATTGGCTGGAAAAGCTCAGAGATGTTGTTTATGATGTCGATGATTTGATGGGTGATTTATCAACACAACTGTTGCTGCGAATGCATTTCCAGAAAAGCTTTAGGAAGAAGGCAAGGAAGTtcttttcaagttcaaatccaaTTATATATCGATTCAAGATTGGcagaaaagtaaaagaaatcaAGGAGCTGCTGAATGAGATTGCAGATGATAGGAGAAATTTCCACTTCACGGAACATACTTATGTAATTCCAGCTGAAAATACGAGTAGAGAACAAACACACTCCTTTGTGAGGGCATCAGATATCATTGGTAGAGATGATGATCAAGAAAACATTGTATAA
- the LOC107016059 gene encoding uncharacterized protein LOC107016059 produces the protein MAVPWSTTLWIAKMVWMALSGWVVACLTIADEVAASFRTGDIGPFHVG, from the coding sequence ATGGCGGTTCCATGGAGTACAACACTATGGATTGCTAAGATGGTGTGGATGGCATTGAGTGGTTGGGTAGTCGCTTGCTTGACTATTGCAGATGAGGTTGCTGCCTCTTTTCGAACTGGTGATATTGGTCCTTTTCATGTTGGTTGA